In Lactococcus garvieae subsp. garvieae, the following proteins share a genomic window:
- the menD gene encoding 2-succinyl-5-enolpyruvyl-6-hydroxy-3-cyclohexene-1-carboxylic-acid synthase translates to MNNEYLAPLVDEFFNLGVREAVFSPGSRSTALAMLFEEYGKYDTYVNIDERSAAFFALGIAKAQQRPVVLICTSGSAAAHYLPAITEAKHSRVPLIILTADRPNDLQFVGAAQTVNQADYFGKFVNHYEELAHPNAHNFWTYPRKVAQRAYMASTHTPAAAVQINVPISEPLIPELNSEHYQKGRAPFSLSQGKMQPQFVPELSGNVLILAGPDSNSDYQKALLDLSEKIQAPILADPLSNLRNFSHPNIIDAYDAFLTQPEILSTLKVDCFLQFGQIPVSKRVLQLIAHNSQAEYIQVDPALEYRNPSQTTTQVIQADVALFCAAAQPSTAGKTALKQWQNYQHIMRQKLDTVKDETAPFEGRYVQSLQNMLPEHAQLLISNSMAIRDVDYFWRSRKANVRLLGNRGTNGIDGQESTALGIATGGQPTVLLTGDLSMLHDINGLIVGKTHQLNLTIVLFNNDGGGIFHHLAQKGQPHFDYLFSTPHGLDFGGLAQLVGLDYHLVEDYQDFEKQFSQSFTRKGIHLLEIKTDKDVSLDLHKKYTTYAI, encoded by the coding sequence ATGAACAATGAATATTTAGCACCACTTGTTGATGAATTTTTCAATCTAGGCGTACGTGAAGCTGTATTTAGCCCGGGGTCACGTTCAACTGCTCTTGCCATGCTTTTTGAAGAGTACGGCAAATATGACACTTACGTCAACATTGATGAACGCTCAGCTGCCTTTTTTGCCCTTGGTATAGCGAAAGCTCAACAACGTCCAGTGGTTCTTATCTGTACTTCTGGTTCTGCTGCTGCTCACTATCTCCCCGCCATTACTGAAGCGAAACACAGTCGTGTCCCTCTCATTATTTTGACCGCGGATCGGCCCAATGACTTGCAATTTGTGGGCGCTGCACAAACCGTGAACCAGGCGGATTACTTTGGTAAATTTGTTAACCATTATGAAGAGTTAGCTCACCCCAATGCTCATAATTTCTGGACTTATCCACGTAAGGTCGCACAACGTGCCTATATGGCATCTACTCATACTCCTGCTGCTGCCGTGCAAATAAATGTGCCTATCAGTGAGCCTTTGATTCCAGAACTGAACTCGGAACATTACCAAAAAGGCCGCGCGCCTTTCTCTCTCAGTCAAGGGAAAATGCAGCCGCAGTTTGTTCCTGAGTTAAGTGGCAATGTGCTCATTCTCGCAGGACCCGATAGTAACTCGGATTATCAAAAAGCACTTTTAGACCTTTCAGAAAAGATTCAGGCACCTATTTTAGCGGATCCTTTGTCTAATTTGCGTAATTTTAGTCATCCCAATATTATTGATGCTTATGACGCTTTTCTCACACAGCCAGAGATCCTCAGCACACTTAAAGTTGACTGTTTCCTTCAGTTTGGTCAAATCCCTGTATCGAAACGCGTTTTACAATTAATTGCTCACAATTCTCAGGCAGAATATATCCAAGTCGATCCGGCGCTTGAATACCGCAACCCGAGTCAAACTACGACACAGGTTATCCAAGCTGATGTGGCACTTTTTTGCGCAGCAGCTCAACCTTCAACTGCTGGTAAAACAGCACTCAAGCAGTGGCAAAACTATCAGCATATCATGCGCCAAAAACTCGATACAGTTAAAGATGAGACTGCACCTTTTGAAGGGCGTTATGTTCAAAGTCTGCAAAACATGCTCCCTGAGCATGCACAACTTCTTATTTCTAACTCAATGGCCATACGCGATGTGGATTACTTTTGGCGCAGTCGCAAAGCCAATGTTCGTCTTTTAGGGAATCGTGGCACGAATGGTATTGACGGACAAGAATCAACTGCCTTAGGTATCGCTACAGGCGGACAGCCAACGGTCCTCTTGACCGGTGATCTCTCCATGCTTCACGATATCAATGGCTTAATCGTAGGTAAAACGCATCAGCTCAACTTAACCATCGTCCTTTTCAACAATGATGGTGGCGGAATTTTCCACCATCTGGCACAAAAGGGGCAACCGCATTTTGACTATCTGTTCTCAACGCCACACGGTTTGGATTTTGGTGGTTTAGCCCAGTTGGTGGGCTTGGATTATCATCTCGTGGAAGATTATCAAGACTTTGAAA